A single window of Nostoc sp. C052 DNA harbors:
- a CDS encoding HNH endonuclease: MPFESERVSAAMRRTVASRAKNLCEYCRCPEEFSPDSFTIEHIKPRQAGGETIAENLAWSCYGCNGRKHTKTSHCDPETKLEVGLFHPRQQLWSEHFSWNDDFTEVIGKTSCGRATVSALQLNRVGVVNLRRLLTSAGLHPPP, encoded by the coding sequence ATGCCGTTTGAATCTGAGAGAGTATCTGCTGCAATGCGACGGACAGTAGCCAGTAGAGCCAAAAATCTTTGTGAATATTGCCGATGTCCAGAAGAATTTTCTCCTGACAGCTTCACTATAGAACACATCAAACCCCGTCAGGCAGGTGGAGAAACGATAGCAGAAAATTTAGCTTGGTCGTGTTATGGCTGCAATGGTCGAAAGCACACCAAAACCAGCCATTGCGATCCAGAAACAAAACTTGAGGTGGGACTGTTTCATCCTCGTCAGCAGCTTTGGTCAGAGCATTTTAGCTGGAACGATGATTTTACAGAGGTTATTGGTAAAACTTCCTGTGGTCGAGCAACAGTGTCAGCTCTGCAATTAAATCGGGTTGGAGTCGTTAACTTGCGTCGCCTTTTGACCTCGGCGGGACTGCATCCACCGCCATAA
- a CDS encoding isochorismatase family protein produces MKYSDFTQENSAMLLIDHQVGTMKLIKNLPLTEVEKNTLALAKVAKVLNIPVVLTSSQEDRFQGKLMTTLAELLREAYEVRVKRAGIVNAWDDENFVKAVKDTNRTNLIMAGITTDVCLVFPAIRAVREGYNVQAVMDASGSPFHLSEDLARQRMHDAGVVLTTTITIIAELVKDWSRPEGVELQQLLFSDVLPPEFIEGTSTPY; encoded by the coding sequence ATGAAATATTCTGATTTCACTCAAGAAAACTCGGCCATGCTTCTGATTGACCATCAAGTTGGGACGATGAAGCTGATCAAAAACTTACCTCTGACAGAGGTAGAAAAGAATACTCTTGCACTTGCAAAAGTGGCAAAGGTGCTTAACATACCTGTGGTTTTGACAAGTAGCCAAGAGGATCGGTTTCAAGGAAAGCTAATGACTACTTTAGCAGAATTGCTAAGAGAAGCTTATGAGGTAAGAGTTAAACGTGCAGGTATTGTAAATGCTTGGGACGATGAGAATTTTGTCAAAGCAGTCAAAGATACGAATCGTACTAATTTAATTATGGCTGGCATAACTACGGATGTTTGCTTAGTTTTTCCAGCGATTAGGGCAGTGCGTGAAGGCTATAATGTTCAAGCAGTGATGGATGCTTCTGGTTCACCATTCCATCTCTCGGAAGATTTAGCACGGCAGCGGATGCATGATGCTGGAGTTGTGCTAACTACTACGATCACAATAATTGCTGAATTGGTTAAGGATTGGAGCCGTCCCGAAGGTGTCGAGTTACAGCAATTATTGTTTAGTGATGTGTTGCCCCCTGAGTTCATCGAAGGCACTAGCACTCCATATTAA
- a CDS encoding FAD-dependent monooxygenase, with product MTMNMAQDHANALDVLIIGAGPVGLTLACELSRYGISCRIIDRDSGTKSISKALILHVRTQEVFDAMGAIAAEKAVSVPLRRISLHAYGKLIGHLHSDTIDSPHPHPIILGQDRTEHVLEEHLHSFGVKVEWQVEAIDVEQNEAGVSVKLRHADGSEEVARAKYLVGCDGAHSIVRKRLGLSFEGAKYENEQFIQTDAKIRWTLPKGTSYLFLTPFGYMMVIEMPDDIVRVFISLADPDPSNETPPTLQEVQDALNQLGGVEAELYEPVWLARYRTSHRRADRFRQGRIFVAGDAGHIHVPLGGQGMNTGIQDAFNLAWKLAYTLQSKATPDLLDTYNAERVPVAEALLAGTDKGYRIILHPNELKQNAVRLFGPFIVGQESIRTKILHTLEEVDISYKDTSPISEDHGGSNGPTAGERALSAPIVRLANKETVELFEIFRGTHWTLLLFSGQKATDEIYQQFAVVGRTISEKYSQVVRSHLVVNAMKEPPTLCWDGSTLMDSEGDLHDKYGVSSACLYLIRPDWYVGFRSRLIESDHLMDYLSKIFGL from the coding sequence ATGACGATGAATATGGCTCAAGATCATGCAAATGCTCTAGACGTGCTGATTATTGGCGCAGGCCCAGTTGGACTGACACTTGCTTGTGAATTGTCTCGCTACGGCATTTCCTGTCGCATTATCGATCGAGATTCTGGGACTAAATCCATTTCCAAAGCATTAATCCTCCATGTCCGCACTCAGGAAGTGTTTGATGCAATGGGGGCGATCGCGGCGGAAAAAGCAGTCAGTGTTCCTCTACGACGTATCAGTTTACATGCCTATGGCAAGTTAATTGGACATTTGCATTCTGATACGATCGATAGTCCTCACCCTCACCCGATTATTCTGGGACAGGATAGAACCGAACATGTACTGGAAGAGCATCTGCATAGTTTTGGGGTCAAAGTGGAGTGGCAAGTAGAGGCAATCGATGTTGAGCAGAATGAGGCCGGAGTTTCTGTAAAGCTGCGCCATGCTGATGGCAGCGAAGAGGTTGCTCGCGCAAAATACCTGGTTGGTTGCGATGGTGCCCATAGTATTGTTCGCAAGCGGCTGGGCTTAAGCTTTGAAGGGGCCAAATACGAAAACGAGCAGTTCATTCAAACCGATGCCAAGATTCGCTGGACGCTACCCAAAGGCACCAGCTATCTGTTCCTGACTCCATTCGGATACATGATGGTAATTGAAATGCCCGACGACATCGTGCGGGTGTTCATTTCCCTAGCTGATCCTGACCCCAGCAACGAAACACCACCGACCTTACAGGAAGTGCAAGATGCGTTGAATCAGCTCGGAGGTGTAGAAGCCGAACTTTACGAGCCTGTATGGCTGGCGCGGTATCGCACCTCTCATCGCCGTGCCGATCGCTTCCGCCAAGGGCGGATTTTTGTCGCTGGAGATGCCGGACATATTCACGTTCCATTAGGTGGACAGGGCATGAATACAGGCATTCAGGATGCCTTCAACCTCGCTTGGAAACTAGCATATACTCTGCAAAGCAAAGCTACTCCTGATTTGCTGGATACCTACAATGCCGAGCGAGTTCCGGTCGCAGAAGCTTTATTGGCAGGCACTGACAAAGGATATCGCATTATTTTGCACCCAAATGAGTTGAAACAGAATGCAGTGCGGCTATTTGGCCCATTCATTGTCGGTCAGGAGTCGATTCGGACAAAAATCCTGCATACCTTAGAAGAAGTAGACATCAGCTACAAAGACACCAGCCCGATCTCCGAGGATCACGGTGGCAGCAATGGACCGACGGCAGGCGAGCGCGCTCTTAGTGCCCCGATTGTTCGCCTTGCCAACAAAGAAACTGTAGAGCTATTTGAGATTTTTCGGGGAACTCACTGGACATTACTACTATTTAGCGGGCAGAAAGCGACTGATGAAATTTACCAGCAATTTGCTGTTGTGGGGCGAACCATCAGTGAAAAGTACAGTCAAGTTGTCAGATCCCATCTGGTTGTCAATGCGATGAAGGAGCCGCCAACTCTATGTTGGGATGGTTCTACGTTGATGGATAGTGAAGGTGATCTACATGACAAATATGGCGTGTCTTCTGCCTGTCTTTACCTGATTCGCCCTGACTGGTATGTCGGGTTCCGCAGTCGCTTAATAGAGAGCGATCATCTAATGGACTATCTCAGTAAAATTTTCGGACTGTAA
- a CDS encoding fasciclin domain-containing protein: protein MPDIIDTAINAGTFNTLVTAITTAGLDTALKGSGPFTVFAPTDEAFSKLPSGTVEALLEDVIELRKVLEYHVVAQKIVAVDLAQLSEVTTTQGTDLKIDSNNGVKVNDATVVTPDVSADNGVIHVIDQVLIPQ, encoded by the coding sequence ATGCCAGATATTATAGATACTGCAATCAATGCAGGTACTTTCAACACTTTGGTAACAGCAATTACAACTGCTGGTTTGGACACAGCGCTCAAAGGTTCCGGCCCATTTACCGTATTTGCACCAACAGATGAGGCATTTTCTAAACTGCCATCTGGTACTGTAGAAGCATTACTTGAAGATGTGATTGAGTTAAGAAAAGTTCTAGAGTATCACGTAGTAGCTCAAAAAATTGTTGCAGTAGATTTGGCACAGTTGTCCGAGGTAACAACAACCCAGGGAACAGACCTCAAAATTGATTCTAATAATGGTGTTAAGGTAAATGATGCAACAGTTGTCACACCGGATGTGTCAGCAGATAATGGTGTGATTCATGTTATTGATCAGGTATTAATCCCTCAGTAA
- a CDS encoding DUF1993 family protein translates to MTISMYQALIPVSIRALNNLINILEKGAAYAETKKIDPNVLINSRLSPDMFPLSKQVQIASDTVNRGAARLAGIEPPKFEDNETTFGQLIDRIKKTISHLNTFKPEQIDGSEEREITLQMRDNTLSFQGMPFLLYFVLPNLYFHVTTAYDILRHCGVELGKGDFLGQP, encoded by the coding sequence ATGACCATTTCAATGTATCAAGCTTTAATACCCGTGTCTATTCGCGCACTGAATAATCTTATAAACATTCTTGAAAAAGGTGCTGCTTATGCTGAAACTAAAAAAATAGATCCGAATGTCTTGATTAATAGTCGTCTATCCCCAGATATGTTTCCATTATCAAAACAAGTGCAAATTGCCTCTGACACAGTAAATAGAGGTGCTGCACGGTTAGCAGGAATAGAACCACCTAAATTCGAGGACAATGAAACTACATTTGGTCAACTTATTGACCGCATTAAAAAAACTATTTCTCATTTAAATACTTTTAAACCTGAGCAAATTGACGGTTCAGAAGAGAGAGAAATTACCCTACAAATGCGTGACAACACTCTCTCTTTTCAAGGAATGCCATTTCTGCTATATTTTGTTTTACCAAACCTTTATTTCCATGTCACAACAGCGTATGACATTCTTAGGCACTGTGGTGTAGAACTTGGCAAAGGAGACTTTCTTGGTCAGCCTTAA
- a CDS encoding CopG family transcriptional regulator yields MGNKKWAVKRLTVNLTSTERQKLEQYCAKTGRPFNDVIRELLRSLKVDSDEASEISPDSEVSELARLQK; encoded by the coding sequence ATGGGGAATAAAAAATGGGCAGTCAAACGACTGACAGTAAATCTCACATCAACAGAAAGACAGAAACTGGAACAATACTGTGCAAAAACAGGAAGACCCTTTAACGATGTAATCCGGGAATTACTGCGTTCTTTAAAGGTGGATAGTGACGAAGCATCGGAAATTTCGCCAGATTCAGAAGTTTCAGAATTAGCTCGGCTTCAAAAATAA